A part of Ziziphus jujuba cultivar Dongzao chromosome 8, ASM3175591v1 genomic DNA contains:
- the LOC107412741 gene encoding cell wall / vacuolar inhibitor of fructosidase 1, with protein sequence MKTFVASIILVHAFLLFLSLRISQCRVFPMDEKLIESTCKQTPNFDLCVSSLKSDPKASTKDVPGLALILVNMMKTKATETLNRIDSFLKGGGTGGAEEKQALDSCSSKYGAILKADVPEAIEALTNGDYKFAEDGAYDAALEANSCERGFSSGSSPLTAMNKDMHDVSGITAAIVRILL encoded by the coding sequence ATGAAGACATTTGTAGCATCCATAATTCTTGTTCATGCTTTTCTCCTATTTCTTTCTCTACGAATTAGCCAATGCAGGGTTTTTCCAATGGATGAAAAACTCATTGAAAGCACCTGCAAACAGACTCCAAACTTTGATCTTTGTGTCTCCTCTCTCAAATCAGATCCTAAAGCCTCTACTAAAGATGTTCCTGGTTTGGCCCTCATATTGGTTAATATGATGAAAACCAAAGCAACCGAAACTCTGAACCGCATCGATAGCTTCCTTAAGGGAGGTGGTACGGGGGGAGCCGAAGAAAAGCAGGCATTGGATTCTTGTTCTAGCAAATATGGTGCCATTTTGAAGGCTGATGTTCCTGAAGCCATTGAAGCTTTAACCAATGGAGACTATAAATTTGCAGAAGATGGTGCTTATGATGCAGCTCTCGAGGCTAATAGTTGTGAAAGAGGTTTCTCATCAGGAAGTTCACCTCTGACTGCTATGAACAAAGACATGCATGATGTGTCTGGTATTACTGCTGCTATTGTTAGGATTCTGCTTTGA
- the LOC107412759 gene encoding annexin-like protein RJ4 produces MAASDLISQEHYPQAFEDAEALRKACQGWGTDEKAIISILGHRNAEQRKQIRLAYQQLYQEDLVKRLESELTGDFEKAVYRWILDPADRDAVLAHVAIKKSDVDSTVIIEISCIRSPDELLEVRKAYQNRYKHSLEEDVAAHTKGDLRKLLVGLVSSYRYDGEEIDNRKLGHSEAEILHEAIKEKAFNSDEVIRILTTRSKAQLNAIFNRYREEHATSITKNLLGDSPPNDFQKALHTTVRCLTDPHKYFAKILRDGVKKLGTDEDSVTRVIVTRAEKDLKVIKELYYKKNSVPLEEVVAKETSGDYKRFLLTLLGKEY; encoded by the exons ATGGCGGCTTCTGATCTCATTTCTCAAGAACACTACCCTCAAGCCTTTGAAGATGCTGAAGCTCTCCGAAAGGCATGCCAAg GATGGGGCACTGATGAGAAGGCTATAATATCGATATTGGGTCACAGAAATGCAGAACAAAGGAAGCAAATCAGGCTAGCTTACCAACAACTTTACCAAGAAGATCTTGTCAAGCGCCTTGAGTCAGAGCTCACTGGAGATTTTGAG AAAGCTGTGTACCGTTGGATACTGGACCCAGCCGATCGTGATGCGGTATTGGCACACGTGGCGATCAAGAAATCTGATGTTGACTCCACAGTGATCATCGAGATCTCATGCATTCGATCCCCCGATGAGCTCTTGGAAGTGAGAAAGGCTTACCAGAATCGATACAAGCATTCCTTGGAGGAAGATGTTGCTGCACATACCAAAGGCGACCTCCGCAAG CTTTTGGTTGGTTTAGTGAGCTCATACCGATATGATGGAGAAGAAATAGACAACAGAAAATTGGGACATTCAGAAGCTGAGATTCTTCATGAGGCAATCAAAGAAAAGGCATTCAATAGTGATGAAGTTATTAGAATCTTGACTACAAGGAGTAAGGCACAGCTCAATGCCATCTTCAATCGCTACAGAGAAGAACATGCCACTTCCATCACCAAG AATTTGTTGGGTGATTCTCCTCCTAACGATTTCCAGAAGGCTTTACATACCACCGTTCGATGCCTCACTGATCCCCACAAATACTTTGCAAAG ATTCTTCGTGATGGAGTAAAAAAACTTGGGACAGATGAGGATTCAGTGACAAGAGTAATAGTAACAAGGGCAGAAAAGGATCTGAAGGTAATCAAGGAGCTTTATTACAAGAAAAACAGTGTTCCTCTTGAAGAGGTTGTGGCCAAAGAAACTTCTGGAGATTACAAGAGGTTCCTCCTCACTCTGCTTGGAAAGGAATACTGA
- the LOC107412758 gene encoding annexin D4: MALSHDLGTLTKAFSGLGVDEKSLISILGKWHPEQTKSFRKGSSDFFVEDERLFERWDDHRLKLLKHEFLRFKNAVVLWTMHPWERDARSIKEALKKGPQSYGIIVEVACSRSSEELLGARRAYHSLFDHSIEEDVAHHIHGTERKLLVALVSAYRYEGQKVKDDTAKSEAKTLANAFKNADNKNPIEDDEVVRILSTRSKPHLQEVYKYYKKLYNNNIDEDLDGDLRLKETVQCLCAPHKYFSKVLEAAMRNDADKSTSKGLTRVVVTRADTDMKLIKEEFHSEYGVSLSKKIEDSAYGNYKDFLLTLIARGD; encoded by the exons ATGGCTCTCTCTCATGACTTGGGGACTCTCACCAAAGCTTTCTCAG GACTGGGAGTGGATGAGAAGTCGTTGATATCAATACTGGGAAAATGGCATCCAGAGCAGACCAAATCATTCAGAAAAGGTTCTTCGGATTTCTTCGTTGAAGATGAGCGTCTATTCGAACGCTGGGATGATCACCGTCTCAAGCTTCTCAAGCATGAATTCTTGCGCTttaag AATGCGGTGGTGCTGTGGACCATGCATCCATGGGAGAGAGATGCTCGTTCGATTAAGGAAGCCTTGAAGAAGGGCCCACAGTCTTACGGTATTATTGTGGAGGTTGCATGCAGCAGATCATCTGAAGAACTCTTGGGAGCTAGGAGAGCTTACCATTCCCTCTTTGATCACTCCATTGAAGAAGATGTGGCCCACCACATCCATGGCACTGAACGCAAG CTCTTGGTGGCATTGGTGAGTGCCTATAGATATGAAGGACAAAAGGTGAAGGACGACACTGCAAAATCTGAGGCAAAGACACTCGCTAATGCCTTTAAGAATGCAGATAACAAAAACCCCATTGAAGACGATGAGGTGGTAAGAATACTATCCACAAGGAGCAAGCCTCATCTTCAGGAGGTCTATAAATATTACAAGAAGCTTTATAACAACAACATTGATGAg GATCTTGATGGTGATTTGAGGTTAAAAGAAACAGTCCAATGTCTATGTGCTCCTCATAAATATTTCAGCAAG GTATTGGAAGCAGCAATGAGAAATGATGCAGACAAGAGTACCAGCAAGGGACTCACAAGAGTAGTTGTTACTCGAGCCGATACCGATATGAAATTGATCAAAGAAGAGTTCCATAGTGAGTATGGAGTTTCCCTATCCAAGAAAATTGAAGATTCAGCTTATGGAAACTATAAGGATTTTTTACTTACCTTGATTGCAAGAGGAGACTAA